The following are from one region of the Silene latifolia isolate original U9 population chromosome 9, ASM4854445v1, whole genome shotgun sequence genome:
- the LOC141601974 gene encoding secreted RxLR effector protein 161-like, whose translation MGVLHFDGSLHLKKNLPDSVDQAGYAKILGSVMYLRCLSRPDIPYFVGRLSRYTHNPGHNHYSALVRLLRYLKGTADFGLSYCGYPPILEGYCDANWISESNDIHSTCSYVFTLAGVAVSWRSSKKM comes from the coding sequence atgggggtgttacattttgaTGGTAGTTTACATTTAAAAAAGAATCTACCCGATAGTGTGGATCAAGCTGGTTATGCTAAGATTCTTGGTAGTGTCATGTATCTTAGGTGTTTATCTCGTCCTGATATTCCATATTTTGTTGGGAGATTGAGTAGATATACTCATAACCCTGGTCACAATCATTATAGTGCATTAGTTCGTTTGCTTAGATATCTTAAAGGTACTGCTGATTTTGGATTATCTTATTGTGGTTATCCTCCAATTTTGGAGGGATATTGTGACGCTAACTGGATCTCGGAGAGTAATGATATACACTCTACCTGTAGTTATGTTTTCACTTTAGCAGGAGTAGCGGTATCTTGGAGATCATCCAAGAAAATGTAA